The following coding sequences lie in one Notolabrus celidotus isolate fNotCel1 chromosome 6, fNotCel1.pri, whole genome shotgun sequence genomic window:
- the slc15a5 gene encoding solute carrier family 15 member 5, which produces MVAEDIKRLPDGRGEPRRLSRTTHPDQGPTRKSRKKLQVIICVLLVELCERFTFFGIVCNMILFCTVKLGYEYYMAATVNLCFIGASTLTPVLVGWFAETCLGRTKVLYLCAFLHFFGTAMLPVVAFPFEDFYIDNHHMTHQLEPQEQQILFYIGLLAAALGIGGIRAILCPMGAYSLQSYNQHQLLSFFNWFYWLVNLNSTVVFLGIAYIQQSVAKNLAFLIPFMSVLLALIAIHMVRNRLTYKPKKGGSLLTTLGVFLNSLKMCCLHYRHLSGDVVSWLDRAKENNGGRYSETHVENVKVLAKLFPLYGLQLIYRACITQIPSGYYIQTMNSNLHLNDLLLPIGAMNVISILPLLLLAPLIECVTTCYLSMERTPLAPAKVITLGHACAALSVLVAGLSELQRKTYPLVEQTMSGKVLQVSSMPCFQLAPQYILLGLAEALVTPACSLISFQLTPNHIRGISLHFLTLSYGGGCFLGALIIQLAHALSGGNFYPNILHDGNLERFFFFLATLMAINTVMFWNVSYRYIDLSVQGKALTISPLTEKLLHYKACLRFYDTVEHSYTHASIESIL; this is translated from the exons ATGGTGGCAGAGGACATTAAGCGACTGCCTGATGGCAGAGGCGAACCACGCCGACTGTCCCGGACCACTCACCCAGATCAGGGACCAACAAGGAAGTCCCGCAAGAAGCTCCAGGTCATCATTTGTGTCCTGCTGGTGGAGCTGTGTGAGAGGTTCACTTTCTTTGGGATAGTGTGCAACATGATTCTCTTCTGCACAGTTAAGCTGGGCTATGAGTACTACATGGCTGCGACAGTTAACCTGTGCTTCATAGGAGCCAGCACCCTGACCCCTGTGCTGGTCGGCTGGTTTGCAGAAACCTGCTTGGGAAGGACTAAAGTGCTCTATTTGTGTGCTTTCCTTCACTTTTTTG GCACAGCCATGCTGCCTGTGGTGGCGTTCCCGTTTGAAGATTTCTACATTGACAATCATCACATGACACACCAGCTGGAGCCTCAAGAGCAGCAGATCTTGTTCTACATTGGTCTCCTGGCTGCTGCACTGGGCATCGGTGGCATCAGGGCCATCCTCTGTCCAATGGGAGCCTACAGCCTGCAGAGCTACAACCAGCATCAGCTGCTGTCTTTCTTTAACTG GTTCTACTGGTTGGTCAACTTGAATTCGACTGTGGTGTTTCTGGGTATTGCTTACATCCAGCAGTCTGTGGCCAAAAACCTGGCCTTCCTCATCCCTTTCATGTCTGTGCTGCTGGCTTTGATCGCCATACACATGGTGCGGAACAGACTCACCTACAAACCCAAGAAAG GTGGATCATTATTAACCACATTGGGAGTGTTTCTGAATTCTCTAAAGATGTGCTGCCTCCATTATCGCCACCTGAGTGGGGATGTGGTATCCTGGCTGGACCGGGCCAAAGAGAACAATGGTGGTCGTTACAGTGAAACACATGTGGAGAATGTCAAGGTCCTGGCCAAGCTGTTCCCTCTCTATGGGCTACAGCTGATTTACAGAGCCTGCATCACACAG ATTCCCTCAGGTTACTACATACAGACCATGAATTCAAACCTTCACCTGAATGACCTCCTGTTGCCCATCGGTGCCATGAATGTGATCAGCATCCTGCCTCTCCTGCTCTTAGCCCCACTGATTGAGTGTGTGACCACCTGCTACCTCTCCATGGAAAGAACTCCTCTGGCACCAGCAAAAGTCATCA CTCTGGGCCATGCATGTGCTGCTCTGTCCGTCCTGGTGGCAGGTTTGTCTGAGTTGCAGAGGAAGACTTACCCTCTGGTGGAGCAGACTATGTCAGGGAAAGTCCTGCAAGTGTCATCCATGCCGTGTTTCCAGCTGGCTCCTCAGTACATCCTACTGGGTCTGGCAGAGGCTCTCGTCACCCCTGCAT GTTCCCTTATATCTTTCCAGCTGACCCCTAATCACATCAGAGGGATCTCTTTACACTTCCTCACTCTGTCTTACGGAGGGGGCTGCTTCCTTGGAGCTCTCATCATCCAGCTGGCACACGCTCTCTCTGGAG GTAACTTCTATCCAAACATACTGCATGATGGGAATCTGGAGaggttcttcttcttcctggcCACCCTCATGGCTATAAATACTGTTATGTTTTGGAACGTCTCTTACAG GTACATCGACCTGAGTGTGCAGGGTAAAGCACTGACCATCAGCCCTCTGACTGAGAAGCTGCTGCATTACAAAGCTTGTCTGAGGTTCTACGACACTGTGGAGCACTCCTACACACACGCCTCTATTGAATCTATTTTGTGA
- the LOC117814674 gene encoding E3 ubiquitin/ISG15 ligase TRIM25-like, with protein MADSQELLDCSICLQLLKDPVTTACGHSYCMTCINSHWNTRERRRYSCPLCRQIFEKRPALKRNTLLAALLEEHRRNTSKSAAAEAGDTYAEAGDAQCDTCTGRKRKASKFCLVCLAFYCETHLKPHFEVPPLKKHKLTETTRAKDSICGLHDKHLEMYCKTDQQLICLQCFADGHKNHDAVIVEAKKSDMLVQLDWTKQEIADLLQNLGGRKEELTKAADSIKDAAQEACDFERLCAAHIRYVQMKCFELREKVGKAEKAGMDQINSCLEKLECETHKLRKEEDNLNQLELMVDQTVQFLEGVQALGDLRAFTASYESVDTMSGFVNAQTEKVKNVLKSAKNEILSHFRTTENFKVEVDPNTVAACLCLSDTNNELSVGCQDQAHPDHPERFTFFQQALCKNGLNGNHYWEVEWDGGVVDLAVSYKGIERKGSGKDCFFGHNSLSWKLTCSSSGCTFWHNNLHQSQIPPARSRKVGIHLDYEAGSLSFYSVSVNNQLSLLHKVQTTFTEPLYPGFSVDLGATIKICNI; from the exons ATGGCTGACAGTCAGGAACTATTGGACTGCTCAATCTGTTTACAATTACTGAAGGATCCAGTGACAACGGCCTGTGGACACAGTTACTGCATGACATGCATCAATAGCCACTGGAAtacaagagagagaagaagatacAGCTGCCCTCTGTGCAGGCAGATCTTCGAAAAGAGACCTGCCCTGAAGAGGAACACACTTCTGGCTGCTTTGTTGGAGGAACACAGGAGGAACACCAGCAaaagtgctgctgctgaagctgGTGACACCTATGCTGAAGCTGGGGATGCTCAGTGTGATACTTGcacagggagaaagagaaaagcatCCAAGTTCTGTCTTGTATGTTTGGCCTTTTACTGCGAGACCCATCTGAAGCCTCACTTTGAAGTGCCACcactgaaaaaacacaaactaactGAAACAACAAGGGCCAAAGACAGCATCTGTGGCCTTCATGACAAACATCTGGAGATGTACTGCAAAACTGATCAACAGTTAATATGTCTACAGTGTTTTGCGGATGGGCACAAAAATCATGACGCAGTAATAGTGGAAGCAAAAAAGAGTGATATGCTG GTGCAACTCGACTGGACTAAGCAGGAAATAGCAGACCTATTGCAAAATTTAGGCGGGAGAAAAGAGGAACTGACAAAGGCAGCAGACTCTATAAAA GATGCTGCTCAGGAGGCATGTGACTTTGAGAGATTGTGTGCAGCACACATTCGTTATGTACAGATGAAGTGCTTTGAGCTGAGAGAGAAAGttggaaaagcagaaaaagcaGGAATGGACCAGATCAACAGTTGTCTTGAGAAACTTGAGTGTGAAACTCACAAGCTGAGGAAAGAAGAGGACAATCTGAACCAGCTTGAATTGATGGTGGATCAGACTGTTCAGTTTCTTGAG GGTGTCCAGGCCCTGGGTGACCTCCGTGCATTCACAGCATCATATGAGAGTGTCGACACAATGTCAGGGTTCGTCAATGCACAgacagaaaaagtgaaaaatgtgttaaaaagtgCAAAGAATGAAATTCTCAGTCACTTTAGAACAACAGAGA acttcaaGGTGGAGGTGGATCCAAACACAGTAGCTGCATGTCTTTGCTTGTCTGACACAAACAATGAGTTATCCGTTGGATGCCAAGACCAGGCTCACCCTGATCACCCCGAAAGATTCACCTTCTTTCAGCAGGCATTGTGTAAGAATGGTCTTAATGGGAACCACTACTGGGAGGTGGAGTGGGATGGTGGGGTTGTGGATTTGGCTGTCTCGTACAAAGGCATTGAAAGGAAGGGCTCAGGGAAAGATTGTTTTTTTGGCCACAACAGTCTCTCCTGGAAATTAACCTGCTCTTCATCCGGCTGCACATTTTGGCACAATAATCTTCACCAAAGCCAAATTCCTCCGGCTCGCTCACGTAAAGTTGGCATACATCTTGATTATGAAGCAGGATCCCTGAGCTTCTACAGCGTTTCTGTTAATAACCAGCTGTCACTGCTGCACAAGGTCCAGACCACCTTCACTGAACCTCTCTATCCAGGGTTCTCTGTTGATTTAGGTGCAACAATCAAAATATGCAACATCTAA